A region from the Salicibibacter cibarius genome encodes:
- a CDS encoding class I SAM-dependent methyltransferase, translating to MSQHYYSRHPESSSEERSFTIEVKGRSFSFVADHGVFSKEGLDFGSRFLIESFTDPDISGPLLDMGCGYGPIGIVLAAFSERRVVMSDVNERAVALARQNVTRNDANRVEVVSGDRFSGVGNEERFSAIVMNPPIRAGKATVHAIYSEAYDYLLPGGALWVVIRKKQGAPTTKRKLQELYREVVEVKKAKGYVVLKAQA from the coding sequence TTGTCGCAACATTATTACAGCCGGCATCCGGAGTCATCGAGTGAAGAGCGATCGTTTACAATCGAAGTGAAAGGACGCTCGTTTTCTTTCGTTGCCGACCACGGGGTTTTTTCAAAAGAAGGATTGGACTTCGGGAGCCGTTTTTTGATTGAGTCATTTACCGATCCTGATATTTCCGGTCCGCTCTTGGATATGGGGTGTGGATACGGACCAATCGGGATTGTTCTCGCGGCATTTTCCGAGCGCCGCGTAGTGATGAGTGATGTGAATGAGCGGGCGGTAGCGCTTGCGCGGCAAAATGTTACCCGTAACGATGCAAATCGGGTGGAAGTTGTGTCGGGAGATCGTTTTTCGGGTGTGGGGAACGAGGAACGGTTTTCGGCAATTGTGATGAATCCTCCGATTCGGGCAGGGAAAGCGACGGTGCACGCGATTTATTCGGAGGCCTATGATTACTTGCTGCCCGGGGGTGCGCTCTGGGTTGTGATCCGAAAAAAACAAGGGGCACCGACAACAAAACGAAAACTTCAAGAATTATATAGGGAAGTCGTTGAAGTGAAGAAAGCAAAAGGGTATGTCGTTTTGAAGGCCCAAGCATGA
- a CDS encoding Mini-ribonuclease 3, giving the protein MSAIDPAQLNGLALAYIGDAVYELYTRTHFLQAGYTRAGQLHQKTTSYVSANAQANHLHRWLENQRLNADEEIIVRRGRNAKSGNVPKNTDAFTYRYSTGFEALIGYLHLCGHHERLKELLSEMPGIWEDENDERE; this is encoded by the coding sequence ATGAGCGCCATTGATCCTGCGCAGCTAAATGGTTTGGCACTCGCGTATATCGGGGATGCTGTCTATGAGTTGTATACACGCACCCATTTTTTGCAGGCAGGGTATACGCGTGCTGGGCAGCTCCATCAGAAAACGACGTCTTACGTGAGCGCGAATGCACAAGCCAATCATTTGCATCGTTGGTTGGAGAATCAACGGTTGAACGCGGATGAAGAGATTATCGTCCGCCGCGGCCGCAACGCAAAATCGGGAAACGTCCCGAAAAATACCGATGCGTTTACGTATCGGTACAGTACCGGCTTTGAAGCTCTGATTGGTTATTTACACCTTTGCGGTCATCATGAACGGTTAAAGGAGTTGTTGTCGGAAATGCCCGGCATTTGGGAGGATGAAAACGATGAACGAGAATGA
- the nusG gene encoding transcription termination/antitermination protein NusG, which produces MEKNWYVVHTYSGYENRVKINLEKRVASMEMLDKIFRVLVPMDEEKETKDGKTKTVSKKTFPGYVIVEMIMTDDSWYVVRNTPGVTGFVGSPGAGSKPNALLPDEVDDILQKMGEDVPKAEIDVQLKESVKVKDGPFTDFTGTVEEINGEQQKLKVHVNMFGRETPVELDFNQVEKV; this is translated from the coding sequence ATGGAGAAAAACTGGTATGTGGTCCACACGTATTCCGGGTATGAAAACAGGGTGAAAATTAACCTGGAAAAGCGGGTGGCGTCCATGGAGATGTTGGACAAGATCTTCAGGGTGCTTGTCCCGATGGATGAAGAGAAGGAAACGAAAGACGGAAAGACGAAGACCGTCAGCAAAAAAACATTTCCCGGATACGTTATCGTGGAAATGATTATGACCGATGATTCTTGGTATGTGGTACGAAACACTCCGGGTGTCACCGGTTTTGTCGGTTCACCCGGAGCAGGTTCAAAACCCAACGCGCTTTTACCGGACGAAGTGGACGACATTTTGCAGAAAATGGGTGAAGATGTACCAAAAGCGGAAATTGACGTTCAATTGAAAGAGTCGGTAAAAGTGAAAGATGGTCCGTTCACTGATTTTACGGGCACTGTAGAAGAAATTAATGGGGAACAACAAAAGCTCAAAGTACACGTCAATATGTTCGGTCGGGAAACGCCTGTAGAGCTTGATTTTAATCAAGTAGAAAAAGTATAA
- the rlmB gene encoding 23S rRNA (guanosine(2251)-2'-O)-methyltransferase RlmB yields MNENEWLTGRNPVFEALHSSASVQKIWVAQGVKKGAIQGLISKAKERNIVITYVPRKKIDQLTGVQNHQGIAASVSAYAYAEMDALFDRAAQKGQAPFFILLDGIEDPQNLGTILRSADAAGADGVIIPKHGASGLTGAVAKVSSGAIEHVPVVKVTNLVRTMERLKKEGFWMVGTDARAEADYRELDGDMPVVLVIGSEGKGMSRLVREACDFLYRIPMSGEVSSLNAAVSCSLLMYEVQRKRHPLGGATR; encoded by the coding sequence ATGAACGAGAATGAGTGGTTAACCGGCCGCAACCCTGTGTTTGAGGCGCTTCATTCTTCTGCATCCGTTCAAAAAATTTGGGTGGCACAAGGGGTGAAGAAAGGGGCTATACAGGGATTGATTTCCAAAGCGAAAGAAAGAAACATTGTCATCACGTACGTGCCCCGAAAAAAAATAGATCAGCTGACCGGTGTTCAAAACCATCAAGGCATTGCAGCTTCGGTTTCGGCTTACGCCTATGCAGAGATGGACGCTTTGTTTGATCGCGCGGCGCAAAAAGGACAAGCACCTTTTTTTATTCTGTTGGACGGCATTGAGGATCCGCAAAATTTAGGGACTATATTGCGGAGCGCGGATGCAGCCGGCGCTGACGGTGTCATCATCCCCAAACATGGGGCGAGCGGCCTCACCGGCGCGGTAGCGAAAGTTTCATCGGGTGCGATTGAACATGTTCCGGTCGTAAAGGTGACAAATCTCGTGCGAACGATGGAACGTTTGAAAAAAGAAGGGTTTTGGATGGTCGGAACGGATGCCCGTGCTGAAGCCGATTACCGTGAACTGGATGGGGATATGCCTGTTGTTTTGGTCATTGGCAGTGAAGGAAAAGGGATGAGTCGTCTCGTGAGAGAAGCCTGCGACTTTTTATATCGGATTCCGATGTCGGGCGAAGTTTCTTCTTTGAATGCTGCCGTGTCGTGTAGCCTCCTGATGTATGAAGTGCAGCGGAAACGCCATCCATTGGGAGGTGCAACGCGATGA
- the rplA gene encoding 50S ribosomal protein L1, protein MPKKQGKKFIDAQKQVDTSRNYTSVEALELVQKVAPANFDETVEVAVRLGVDPRKADQQIRGAVVLPHGTGKTKRVLVFAKGEKAKEAEEAGADIVGEEELVNRIQQGWLDFDVVVATPDMMAQVGKLGRVLGPRGLMPNPKTGTVTMDIAQAVNEIKAGKVEYRVEKAGNVHVPIGKVSFDAQQLNENLNTVIDTLAKAKPSAAKGVYMRNISVASSMGPGVKVTTSGISV, encoded by the coding sequence ATGCCTAAAAAACAAGGGAAAAAATTTATAGATGCACAAAAACAAGTGGATACGTCACGCAACTACACATCCGTCGAGGCATTGGAGCTCGTGCAAAAAGTAGCTCCAGCGAATTTTGATGAGACGGTAGAAGTTGCGGTTCGTCTCGGTGTTGATCCGCGTAAAGCCGATCAACAAATCCGCGGTGCCGTTGTTCTCCCTCACGGAACAGGGAAAACAAAGCGTGTACTCGTATTTGCAAAAGGCGAAAAAGCAAAAGAAGCTGAGGAAGCCGGCGCCGATATTGTCGGCGAGGAAGAGCTTGTCAATCGTATTCAACAAGGTTGGTTGGATTTTGATGTCGTTGTGGCGACACCCGATATGATGGCTCAGGTTGGTAAACTCGGACGCGTGCTTGGTCCCCGCGGCTTAATGCCGAACCCGAAAACAGGGACGGTAACGATGGATATCGCTCAAGCGGTGAACGAAATTAAAGCAGGTAAAGTCGAGTACCGTGTGGAGAAAGCAGGAAATGTGCATGTGCCGATCGGAAAAGTGTCTTTCGATGCGCAGCAGTTGAACGAGAATCTTAATACGGTCATCGACACGCTTGCAAAGGCAAAACCATCTGCCGCCAAAGGCGTCTATATGCGAAATATCTCGGTCGCTTCTTCCATGGGACCGGGTGTAAAGGTAACGACAAGCGGAATTAGTGTTTGA
- the rplK gene encoding 50S ribosomal protein L11 translates to MARKVEKVVKLQIPAGKANPAPPVGPALGQAGINIMGFCKEFNARTQEQAGTVIPVEISVYEDRSFTFITKTPPAPVLLKEAAGVKGGSGEPHKTKVGSVSADKVREIAEAKMEDLNAESAEAAIRMIEGTARSMGITIEG, encoded by the coding sequence GTGGCTAGAAAGGTAGAGAAAGTAGTTAAACTTCAAATTCCTGCAGGAAAAGCCAACCCGGCACCGCCAGTCGGTCCTGCACTCGGTCAGGCTGGGATCAATATCATGGGTTTTTGTAAAGAATTCAATGCTCGCACCCAAGAGCAGGCAGGGACGGTTATCCCTGTAGAGATTAGCGTTTATGAAGATCGCTCCTTTACATTTATCACAAAAACGCCGCCGGCTCCGGTTTTGCTAAAAGAAGCCGCAGGTGTAAAAGGCGGATCCGGTGAACCGCATAAGACGAAAGTCGGCAGTGTGAGCGCCGATAAAGTTCGCGAAATTGCGGAAGCGAAAATGGAAGATCTTAATGCCGAAAGTGCAGAAGCAGCCATCCGTATGATTGAAGGCACTGCGCGTAGCATGGGCATCACGATTGAAGGATAG
- the rpoB gene encoding DNA-directed RNA polymerase subunit beta, translated as MTGQLIQYGRHRQRRSYARISEVLELPNLIEIQTSSYQWFLDEGMRVMFQDISPIEDFTGNLVLEFIDYSLGEPKYSVEDSKERDVTYSAPLRVKVRLMNQETGEVKEQEVFMGDFPLMTDTGTFIINGAERVIVSQLVRSPSVYYNQKFDKNGKRGFTATVIPNRGAWLEFETDAKDITYVRIDRTRKIPVTVLLRALGFGSDQEIVDLIGENEFLRNALEKDNTDDTEKALLEIYERLRPGEPPTVDNARSLLESRFFDPKRYDLANVGRYKINKKLHIKERLFNQVLAETLADPETGEILAEEGTLIDRRVLDRLLPYLEDGLGFTSFRIAGGIVDEESEVTVQSVKVYAPNDPDGEQTIEVISNGTLDSGIKNITPEDIVASISYFFNLLHGVGGTDDIDHLGNRRLRSVGELLQNQFRIGLSRMERVVRERMSIQDPSQITPQGLINIRPVIASIKEFFGSSQLSQFMDQTNPLAELTHKRRLSALGPGGLTRERAGMEVRDVHYSHYGRMCPIETPEGPNIGLINSLSSYAKVNEFGFMETPYRRVDPETGVVSGRVDYLTADEELNYVVAQANARLNEDGTFVDDHIIARFREENTIVSKDRIDYMDVSPKQVVSAATASIPFLENDDSNRALMGANMQRQAVPLLEPEAPVVGTGMEYVSAKDSGAAITAAHRGIVKRVTAREIRMRRLEEVDGNEVETDEDVYRMSKFIRSNQGTSYNQRPIVEGGDVIDKGEVLADGPSMDKGEMAIGRNVLLAFMTWEGYNYEDAIILSERLVKDDVFTSIHIEEYESEARDTKLGPEEITRDIPNVGEDALRNLDDRGIIRVGAEIKDGDILVGKVTPKGMTELTAEERLLHAIFGEKAREVRDTSLKAPHGGDGIVLDVKIFNREDGDELPPGVNQLVRVYIVQKRKIHEGDKMAGRHGNKGVISRILPEEDMPFMPDGTPVDMMLNPLGVPSRMNIGQVLEMHLGMSARELGIHVATPVFDGAREEDVQESLEEAGIASDGKTVLYDGRSGEAYDNRVSVGVMYMIKLAHMVDDKLHARSTGPYSLVTQQPLGGKAQFGGQRFGEMEVWALEAYGAAYTLQEILTVKSDDTIGRVKTYESIVKGENVPEPGVPESFKVLIKELQSLGMDVKMLSSNEEEIEMKELDDEEDQSSEKMNLKLESTENA; from the coding sequence TTGACAGGTCAACTTATTCAGTATGGACGTCATCGCCAGCGAAGAAGCTATGCAAGAATTAGCGAGGTACTTGAGCTACCTAATCTCATTGAGATTCAAACGTCTTCCTATCAGTGGTTTCTCGATGAAGGGATGCGAGTCATGTTTCAGGACATCTCCCCTATAGAAGATTTTACTGGCAATCTCGTCTTGGAATTTATCGACTATAGCCTTGGTGAGCCGAAGTACTCCGTCGAAGATTCTAAAGAGCGGGATGTCACGTATTCTGCTCCATTACGTGTGAAGGTCCGTCTCATGAACCAGGAAACCGGTGAGGTGAAGGAACAGGAAGTATTCATGGGTGACTTCCCGCTCATGACCGATACCGGAACATTTATTATTAACGGGGCCGAACGCGTGATTGTTTCCCAACTTGTTCGTTCTCCCAGTGTTTATTACAACCAAAAATTCGATAAAAACGGGAAAAGAGGGTTTACCGCGACCGTCATCCCGAATCGCGGTGCTTGGCTTGAATTTGAAACGGATGCGAAAGATATTACGTACGTACGGATCGATCGCACCCGGAAAATTCCCGTAACGGTCCTATTAAGGGCACTTGGCTTTGGGTCAGACCAGGAGATCGTTGATTTAATAGGTGAAAATGAGTTTCTGCGCAATGCTTTGGAAAAAGACAATACGGATGATACGGAGAAAGCGCTGTTGGAAATCTATGAGCGTCTTCGTCCCGGCGAGCCGCCGACGGTAGACAATGCCCGCAGCTTGCTTGAATCCCGCTTTTTTGATCCGAAACGATATGATTTAGCGAATGTAGGGCGCTATAAAATCAATAAGAAGTTGCATATTAAAGAGCGTCTTTTTAATCAAGTTTTAGCAGAGACCCTAGCGGATCCGGAAACCGGGGAAATTCTCGCGGAAGAAGGAACACTCATTGACAGGCGTGTGCTTGACCGTTTGCTTCCCTATCTGGAAGATGGTCTCGGGTTCACATCCTTCAGGATCGCCGGAGGTATTGTTGACGAGGAGAGCGAAGTAACCGTTCAATCGGTTAAAGTTTATGCCCCTAACGATCCGGATGGCGAGCAGACGATTGAAGTTATTAGCAACGGGACCTTGGATTCCGGGATCAAAAACATTACGCCTGAAGATATCGTCGCTTCCATTAGCTATTTCTTCAATTTGCTTCATGGTGTCGGCGGCACGGATGATATTGATCACCTCGGAAATCGCCGTTTGCGCTCGGTCGGTGAATTGTTGCAAAATCAGTTCCGCATTGGTTTATCCCGAATGGAACGTGTCGTGCGCGAACGTATGTCTATTCAAGACCCGAGCCAAATCACGCCGCAAGGGCTCATTAATATTCGTCCGGTCATTGCTTCCATCAAAGAGTTTTTCGGAAGCTCTCAGCTTTCGCAATTTATGGATCAAACGAACCCGCTTGCCGAGCTGACCCATAAGCGTCGTTTGTCTGCGCTCGGTCCCGGCGGTTTAACGAGAGAACGGGCCGGTATGGAAGTTCGTGACGTTCACTATTCTCACTATGGGCGTATGTGCCCGATTGAAACACCTGAGGGTCCGAATATCGGCTTGATCAACTCCTTGTCCTCGTATGCAAAAGTCAACGAATTTGGGTTTATGGAGACGCCTTATCGGCGTGTCGACCCGGAAACAGGGGTTGTCTCCGGTCGCGTGGACTATTTGACGGCGGATGAGGAATTGAACTACGTTGTGGCCCAGGCTAACGCGAGACTAAATGAAGACGGCACGTTCGTCGATGATCATATCATTGCTCGTTTCCGTGAAGAAAATACAATCGTGTCGAAAGATCGCATTGATTACATGGATGTTTCCCCGAAACAAGTTGTCTCGGCGGCAACAGCATCCATCCCATTCCTGGAAAACGATGATTCCAACCGTGCGCTGATGGGGGCGAATATGCAGCGCCAAGCCGTTCCGTTGTTGGAGCCTGAAGCACCTGTCGTCGGAACAGGCATGGAATATGTTTCCGCAAAGGATTCCGGTGCGGCCATCACCGCCGCTCATCGCGGGATCGTCAAACGTGTGACGGCAAGAGAAATCCGGATGCGTCGTCTTGAAGAAGTAGACGGAAACGAAGTTGAAACTGATGAAGATGTATATAGAATGTCCAAGTTTATCCGTTCCAATCAAGGCACGAGCTATAATCAACGCCCGATTGTCGAAGGCGGCGATGTCATCGATAAAGGAGAAGTATTGGCCGACGGACCTTCGATGGATAAAGGGGAAATGGCGATTGGCCGAAATGTGCTTCTTGCCTTTATGACTTGGGAAGGATATAACTATGAAGATGCCATCATCCTCAGTGAACGGCTCGTAAAGGATGATGTATTCACCTCCATTCATATTGAAGAATATGAATCGGAAGCGCGTGACACGAAGCTTGGACCGGAAGAGATCACGCGCGATATCCCGAACGTCGGCGAGGACGCTTTGCGAAACCTTGATGATCGGGGCATTATCCGTGTCGGTGCCGAAATTAAAGACGGAGATATCCTTGTCGGCAAAGTGACACCGAAAGGGATGACCGAACTTACCGCTGAAGAACGCTTGCTTCATGCCATTTTCGGTGAAAAAGCGCGTGAAGTACGCGATACGTCGTTGAAAGCACCTCACGGTGGAGACGGCATTGTCCTCGATGTGAAGATCTTCAACCGTGAAGACGGCGATGAGCTGCCGCCTGGTGTGAATCAGCTTGTCCGTGTGTATATCGTGCAAAAGCGAAAGATTCACGAAGGCGATAAAATGGCCGGGCGGCACGGAAATAAAGGCGTTATTTCCCGGATTTTGCCAGAGGAAGATATGCCTTTCATGCCGGACGGCACGCCGGTAGACATGATGTTAAACCCTCTAGGGGTGCCTTCGCGAATGAATATCGGACAAGTGCTGGAAATGCACTTGGGCATGTCTGCGCGTGAACTTGGCATTCATGTTGCGACACCGGTCTTTGATGGTGCCCGTGAAGAAGATGTTCAGGAATCGCTCGAAGAAGCAGGGATAGCCAGCGACGGCAAAACGGTTTTATATGATGGGCGCAGCGGTGAGGCTTATGATAATCGTGTGTCTGTCGGTGTCATGTATATGATTAAGCTGGCGCATATGGTGGATGACAAACTGCATGCCCGGTCCACCGGTCCCTATTCATTGGTTACGCAACAACCGCTGGGCGGTAAAGCGCAATTTGGCGGCCAGCGATTTGGCGAGATGGAAGTTTGGGCACTTGAGGCCTACGGTGCTGCATATACGTTGCAAGAAATCCTAACGGTAAAGTCTGACGATACGATTGGCCGTGTTAAAACGTATGAGTCGATCGTTAAAGGCGAGAATGTACCGGAACCGGGCGTTCCGGAATCGTTCAAAGTGTTGATTAAAGAACTCCAAAGCCTTGGCATGGACGTAAAAATGCTTTCCAGCAATGAAGAAGAGATTGAAATGAAAGAGCTGGATGATGAAGAAGACCAGTCGAGCGAAAAAATGAACCTGAAATTGGAGTCTACGGAGAACGCTTAA
- the sigH gene encoding RNA polymerase sporulation sigma factor SigH yields MNVHFIETKQRYVEETEEERLIKKAHQGDSAALEKLIHKYKNFVRVKSRSYFLMGADHEDIVQEGMIGLFKAIRDFKGNKRSSFRAFAELCITRQIITAVKAATRQKHFPLNSYVSLDKPIYDEESERTLMDVICGTIVTNPEEMLINQEDWEDVDHKITELLSELEQKVLRLYLDGHSYQEISVAADAHEKSIDNALQRVKRKLEKFTRKKKILL; encoded by the coding sequence GTGAATGTACACTTCATAGAGACGAAACAGCGATACGTTGAGGAGACAGAAGAAGAGCGGCTTATAAAAAAAGCACATCAGGGAGACTCCGCTGCGTTGGAGAAATTGATTCACAAGTACAAAAACTTTGTCCGTGTAAAATCCCGATCTTATTTTCTTATGGGGGCTGATCACGAGGATATTGTACAAGAAGGGATGATTGGTCTCTTTAAGGCCATTCGTGATTTTAAGGGAAACAAGCGCTCCTCTTTTCGCGCTTTTGCGGAACTTTGCATCACGCGCCAAATTATTACCGCGGTCAAAGCCGCTACCCGTCAGAAACACTTTCCTTTAAATTCATATGTATCGTTGGACAAGCCCATTTATGATGAAGAATCGGAGCGCACGTTGATGGATGTGATTTGCGGCACCATTGTCACAAACCCTGAAGAAATGCTCATTAATCAAGAAGACTGGGAAGATGTTGATCATAAAATCACCGAATTATTAAGTGAATTGGAACAAAAAGTACTTCGCCTTTATTTGGACGGGCATTCCTATCAGGAAATTTCTGTCGCTGCAGATGCACATGAAAAATCGATTGATAATGCATTGCAACGGGTAAAAAGGAAGCTTGAAAAATTTACGCGAAAAAAGAAAATTTTACTCTAA
- a CDS encoding NYN domain-containing protein → MKEIVLVDGYNIIGDWPALKHVKKYSLIEARDLLIGKMAEYQAVTGRRVIIVFDAHMVPGTGSKDKHHRVEVVYTRERETADERIEKLVSKLKNVETQVYVATSDYVEQSVTFGSGALRTSARELRIQMDDVEQHVAERVSRVKKVNDYGNRVISKDVAEYFEKWRRNN, encoded by the coding sequence ATGAAAGAAATCGTGCTTGTCGATGGCTATAACATCATCGGAGACTGGCCGGCATTGAAACATGTCAAGAAATATTCGCTCATAGAAGCGCGGGATTTACTCATTGGAAAAATGGCAGAGTATCAAGCGGTGACAGGGAGGCGAGTGATTATTGTTTTCGATGCCCATATGGTGCCTGGTACGGGGAGCAAAGATAAACACCACCGTGTAGAGGTTGTTTATACCCGCGAGCGGGAAACCGCAGATGAGCGTATTGAAAAGCTCGTAAGTAAACTGAAAAATGTCGAAACACAAGTATATGTCGCCACGTCGGATTATGTGGAGCAATCGGTGACATTTGGAAGTGGCGCGCTTCGTACATCTGCCCGCGAGTTAAGAATACAAATGGATGATGTTGAACAACATGTCGCCGAACGGGTCTCGCGGGTGAAAAAAGTAAACGATTATGGGAATCGTGTCATATCTAAAGACGTCGCTGAATATTTTGAAAAGTGGCGTCGAAACAATTAA
- the rplJ gene encoding 50S ribosomal protein L10 produces the protein MSTVLEQKQAVVQEIADKLANSESIIFVDYRGLNVAQATELRSKLREADVEFKVYKNTMTRRATEETNYTDVDEHLVGPTAIATSRTDAVAAAKVLHNFSKENEALEIKTGIIQGEVTAVDDIKQLAELPSYDGLMSMLLSVLQAPLRNFALASKAVADQKEGNEDAS, from the coding sequence ATGAGCACTGTGCTCGAACAAAAACAAGCGGTCGTACAAGAAATTGCCGATAAGCTTGCGAACAGTGAATCGATTATTTTCGTCGATTACCGCGGACTCAATGTCGCTCAAGCAACGGAACTTCGCAGCAAGCTTCGTGAAGCGGACGTAGAGTTTAAGGTATATAAAAATACAATGACACGCCGCGCGACGGAAGAAACGAACTACACGGATGTTGATGAGCATCTCGTCGGGCCGACAGCAATTGCTACGAGCCGTACCGATGCAGTGGCAGCCGCGAAAGTTTTGCATAACTTCTCGAAAGAGAATGAAGCACTTGAGATCAAGACAGGCATCATCCAGGGAGAGGTAACAGCTGTTGACGACATCAAGCAACTTGCCGAGCTTCCTTCTTACGACGGGCTTATGTCCATGTTGCTCAGTGTCTTGCAAGCGCCGCTTCGCAACTTCGCTCTTGCTTCCAAAGCAGTGGCTGACCAAAAAGAGGGAAACGAAGACGCATCTTAA
- the rplL gene encoding 50S ribosomal protein L7/L12: MAKEQIIEEIKGMTVLELNDLVKAIEEEFGVTAAAPVAVGGGDGGGEAAEEEQTEFNVVLNSAGASKINVIKVVRGIADLGLKEAKALVDGAPETIKEGVSKEDAEDMKSQLEEAGAEVELK; encoded by the coding sequence ATGGCAAAAGAACAAATCATTGAAGAAATTAAAGGCATGACCGTTCTTGAACTGAACGATCTTGTCAAAGCCATCGAAGAAGAATTCGGAGTAACTGCAGCAGCACCGGTTGCTGTCGGCGGTGGCGACGGTGGCGGAGAAGCTGCCGAAGAAGAACAGACGGAATTTAACGTTGTGCTAAATAGCGCGGGTGCTTCCAAAATTAACGTCATCAAAGTTGTGCGCGGCATAGCAGATCTTGGCCTTAAAGAGGCAAAAGCGCTTGTGGACGGTGCTCCGGAAACAATCAAAGAAGGCGTGAGCAAAGAAGACGCCGAAGACATGAAGAGCCAGCTTGAAGAAGCCGGCGCAGAAGTTGAATTAAAATAA
- the secE gene encoding preprotein translocase subunit SecE encodes MKRVTWPTPGELFKYTRTVVVTLIFITIFFALVDSGLSYLVETFLA; translated from the coding sequence ATGAAACGTGTCACTTGGCCAACACCGGGAGAACTTTTCAAGTATACGCGAACGGTGGTGGTTACACTCATCTTTATTACGATTTTTTTCGCGCTTGTAGACTCTGGGCTGTCTTATCTCGTGGAAACATTCCTCGCTTAA